A region of Cyanobium sp. ATX 6F1 DNA encodes the following proteins:
- a CDS encoding 4Fe-4S binding protein — translation MTDDTLTATGASEPFLRLAPYLVGRARRGVVGSSRYALALRDTLRQAASDPTARAVLLSGEPGLEKDNLAALIHFGSAARKQLMVRLDGGLLRGDGVELFGSASSDGEGSLLMSLGAGALLIDKLDRVDTALLPALLELARSGRWRAPGEGSSERLFRGRVFFTTESAMPAFDRVCTLIRVPPLRVRRQDLGEWLRYGIRQRSRVLGWSQPPLVPEAVIKRLQSYDFPNNLRELEIVLDRALRQAQATRPAVLPEDVFWTAGRSPRLRFDLWRWKPALREWMRSPRLWNALLFGVVSWVFVLVNLWLWLGPQDRAHNGGLNLFWAWWWPLILLAYPLVGRLWCSFCPFMVWGEIVQRLARLLGWEPARWPRGNSDAWASPVLAALFAAILLWEELGDLANTAWASSTLLLLITAGAVLGSLSFEKRFWCRFLCPVGGMNGLFAKLSILELRAQVGTCSGSCSTYACFKGGPADGEGLATAGCPLGTHPAHLADNRNCVLCLTCAQACPHRSVQLSLRPPAADLHKEMAPPVGEPGLMLVLAGGVCLHHWQRLLGWLPLAPESLQTGPWLPRLAFAGLALALPALLQLLLAPLVPWERRKLALYGLLPLLWGLMLARFLPLGMAEAGQLLPVTFSPLGDWAGQLPAWSADPHVIGFCQSVALLTGVLGSLALLRRLLPVARAFWWGSAAALLLGASGRWLVAQ, via the coding sequence GTGACGGATGACACGCTGACCGCCACAGGGGCGAGCGAACCCTTCCTGCGCCTGGCCCCCTACCTGGTGGGGCGCGCCCGTCGGGGGGTGGTGGGCAGCAGTCGCTACGCGCTGGCCCTGCGGGACACCCTGCGCCAGGCAGCCAGCGATCCCACCGCCCGCGCCGTGCTGCTCTCCGGGGAACCGGGCCTGGAAAAAGACAACCTGGCGGCACTGATCCATTTCGGCTCCGCCGCCCGCAAGCAGCTGATGGTGCGCCTCGATGGCGGCCTGCTGCGGGGCGATGGCGTGGAGCTGTTCGGCAGCGCCAGCAGCGATGGCGAGGGTTCGCTGCTGATGAGCCTCGGGGCCGGCGCCCTGCTGATCGACAAGCTCGATCGGGTGGACACCGCCCTGTTGCCGGCGCTGCTGGAGCTGGCGCGCTCGGGCCGGTGGCGGGCGCCGGGGGAGGGGTCCAGCGAGCGGCTGTTCAGGGGCCGGGTCTTCTTCACCACCGAGTCGGCGATGCCGGCCTTTGATCGGGTCTGCACCCTGATCCGGGTGCCGCCCCTGCGCGTGCGCCGCCAGGACCTGGGCGAATGGTTGCGCTACGGCATCCGCCAGCGCAGCCGGGTGCTGGGTTGGAGCCAGCCGCCGCTGGTGCCGGAGGCGGTGATCAAGCGGCTGCAGAGCTACGACTTTCCCAACAACCTGCGCGAGTTGGAGATCGTGCTGGATCGGGCCCTGCGCCAGGCCCAGGCCACGCGTCCCGCCGTGCTGCCCGAAGACGTCTTCTGGACCGCCGGCCGCAGCCCGCGGTTGCGCTTCGACCTCTGGCGCTGGAAGCCAGCGCTGCGGGAGTGGATGCGTTCGCCCAGGCTCTGGAACGCGCTGCTGTTCGGCGTTGTCAGCTGGGTGTTCGTGCTCGTGAACCTCTGGCTCTGGCTCGGCCCGCAGGATCGCGCCCACAACGGTGGGCTCAATCTGTTCTGGGCCTGGTGGTGGCCCCTGATCCTGCTGGCCTACCCGCTGGTGGGGCGGCTTTGGTGCTCCTTCTGCCCATTCATGGTCTGGGGGGAGATCGTCCAGCGGCTGGCACGGCTTCTGGGCTGGGAACCGGCCCGCTGGCCCCGGGGCAACAGCGATGCCTGGGCCTCACCCGTGCTGGCGGCCCTGTTCGCCGCGATCCTGCTCTGGGAGGAGCTGGGTGACCTGGCCAACACCGCCTGGGCCAGCAGCACCCTGCTGCTGCTGATCACCGCCGGGGCGGTACTGGGCTCGCTGAGCTTCGAGAAGCGTTTCTGGTGCCGCTTCCTCTGCCCGGTGGGGGGCATGAACGGGCTGTTCGCGAAGCTCTCGATCCTGGAGTTGCGCGCCCAGGTGGGCACCTGCAGCGGCAGCTGCAGCACCTACGCCTGCTTCAAGGGCGGTCCCGCCGACGGCGAGGGCCTGGCCACCGCCGGCTGTCCGCTGGGCACCCACCCGGCCCACCTGGCCGATAACCGCAACTGCGTGCTTTGCCTCACCTGCGCCCAGGCCTGCCCGCATCGCTCGGTGCAACTGAGCCTGCGGCCCCCCGCCGCCGACCTGCACAAGGAGATGGCGCCCCCGGTCGGTGAGCCGGGCCTGATGCTGGTGCTCGCGGGCGGAGTCTGCCTGCACCATTGGCAGCGGCTGCTGGGCTGGTTGCCCCTGGCGCCGGAAAGCCTGCAGACCGGCCCCTGGCTGCCGCGGCTGGCCTTCGCCGGCCTCGCCCTGGCGCTGCCGGCCCTCCTGCAGCTGCTGCTGGCTCCGCTGGTGCCATGGGAGCGGCGCAAGCTGGCCCTCTACGGCCTGTTGCCCCTGCTCTGGGGGCTGATGCTGGCCCGCTTTCTGCCCCTGGGGATGGCCGAAGCCGGCCAACTGCTGCCCGTGACGTTCTCGCCCCTGGGGGATTGGGCGGGCCAGCTTCCCGCCTGGAGCGCCGATCCGCACGTGATCGGCTTCTGCCAGTCCGTGGCCCTGCTCACCGGGGTGTTGGGCTCCCTGGCGCTGCTGCGGCGCTTGCTGCCGGTGGCCCGGGCCTTCTGGTGGGGCTCGGCGGCGGCGCTGCTGCTGGGGGCCTCGGGCCGTTGGCTGGTGGCTCAGTAG
- the nadA gene encoding quinolinate synthase NadA yields MVLTAAIAARPPADLTAAIDGLRKRRNAVILAHYYQSPEIQDIADLVGDSLELARRAASTDADVIAFCGVHFMAETAKILNPSKTVVLPDLEAGCSLADACPADGFAAFRAQHPDHIVVSYINCSAAVKAQSDLICTSSNAVELVRQLPADRPILFAPDQNLGRWVARNSGRELTLWPGSCLVHEAFSEEALLRLKLEHPEAEVIAHPECQQHLLDLADFIGSTSKLLQRAETSGASSFIVLTEPGILHRMRGRVPHKPFFEVPGADGCSCNACPYMRLNTLEKLWRCLETLSPAIELDEALRLRALAPIERMLAMSR; encoded by the coding sequence TTGGTACTGACGGCAGCCATCGCCGCGCGGCCCCCCGCCGATCTGACAGCGGCCATCGATGGGCTGCGGAAGCGCCGCAACGCCGTGATCCTGGCGCACTACTACCAGTCGCCCGAGATTCAGGACATCGCCGACCTGGTGGGCGACTCCCTGGAACTGGCCCGCCGGGCCGCCAGCACCGACGCCGATGTGATCGCCTTCTGCGGCGTTCACTTCATGGCCGAAACCGCCAAGATCCTCAATCCCAGCAAGACCGTGGTGCTGCCGGATCTGGAGGCGGGCTGCTCCCTGGCGGACGCCTGCCCCGCCGACGGCTTTGCCGCCTTCCGCGCCCAGCACCCGGACCACATCGTGGTGAGCTACATCAATTGTTCGGCGGCGGTGAAGGCCCAGAGCGACCTGATCTGCACCAGCAGCAACGCCGTCGAGCTGGTGCGTCAGCTGCCCGCCGATCGGCCGATCCTGTTCGCCCCCGACCAGAACCTGGGTCGCTGGGTGGCGCGCAACAGCGGCCGCGAGCTCACCCTCTGGCCCGGCAGCTGCCTGGTGCACGAAGCCTTCAGCGAAGAGGCATTGCTGCGCCTGAAGCTGGAGCACCCCGAGGCGGAGGTGATCGCCCACCCGGAATGTCAGCAGCACCTGCTGGATCTGGCCGATTTCATCGGATCCACCAGCAAGTTGCTGCAGCGGGCCGAAACCAGCGGGGCCAGCAGCTTCATCGTGCTGACCGAGCCGGGGATCCTGCACCGCATGCGTGGCCGCGTGCCCCACAAGCCATTCTTTGAAGTGCCCGGCGCCGATGGCTGCAGCTGCAATGCCTGCCCCTACATGCGGCTCAACACCCTTGAGAAACTCTGGCGCTGCCTGGAGACCCTCTCCCCGGCGATCGAACTCGACGAAGCCCTGCGTTTGCGGGCGCTCGCACCGATCGAGCGGATGCTGGCGATGAGCCGTTGA
- a CDS encoding TIGR04168 family protein, which yields MPVQRLAIAGDLHGQWDGSDVELLAQLAPDALLVVGDLHNGQQRIAASLGKLSLPLACILGNHDTGRDASGRTLQRQLDHLGDRHCGWGRCQLNPPGLAVVGGRPCSPGGGYHLSDPVRAIWGPVSREESTERILSAALAAPLEAPLVFLSHAGPSGLGSLATDLCGRDWKSPARDWGDQDLSEAIAQVRRHRPLPLVVFGHMHHRLWLGQGERRSFQIDRGGTAYLNAASVPRHGTDEQGRRLRHFSWVELSDGALLHASHRWYGLDGRLLYQQRLYQRAPHPEPALQAAVRC from the coding sequence TTGCCCGTCCAACGCCTCGCCATCGCCGGAGACCTGCATGGGCAGTGGGATGGCAGCGATGTCGAGCTGCTGGCCCAGTTGGCGCCCGATGCCCTGCTGGTGGTCGGTGACCTCCACAACGGCCAGCAACGCATCGCCGCCAGCCTCGGCAAACTTTCCCTGCCGTTGGCCTGCATCCTCGGCAACCACGACACTGGCCGCGATGCTAGCGGCCGCACTCTGCAGCGCCAGCTTGACCATCTGGGGGATCGACACTGCGGCTGGGGGCGTTGCCAGCTGAATCCGCCCGGCCTGGCCGTGGTGGGGGGCCGCCCCTGCAGCCCCGGGGGCGGCTACCACCTCTCCGATCCGGTGCGGGCGATCTGGGGGCCCGTGAGCCGGGAGGAGTCCACCGAGAGGATCCTCTCGGCGGCCCTCGCCGCCCCGCTGGAGGCGCCTCTGGTGTTTCTGAGCCATGCCGGCCCCAGCGGGCTGGGGAGTCTGGCCACCGACCTCTGCGGCCGTGATTGGAAGAGCCCCGCCCGCGACTGGGGTGATCAGGATCTGTCCGAGGCGATTGCCCAGGTGCGCCGCCATCGCCCCCTGCCGCTGGTGGTCTTCGGCCACATGCACCACCGCCTCTGGCTGGGCCAGGGGGAGCGCCGCAGTTTCCAGATCGATCGGGGCGGCACCGCTTACCTCAATGCGGCCTCGGTACCCCGCCACGGCACCGATGAGCAGGGGCGGCGGTTGCGGCACTTCTCCTGGGTCGAACTCAGTGATGGCGCCCTGCTGCATGCCAGCCACCGCTGGTATGGGCTCGATGGCCGGCTTCTCTACCAGCAGCGGCTCTACCAGCGGGCGCCCCATCCAGAACCAGCCCTTCAAGCCGCGGTGCGGTGCTGA